One part of the Solea solea chromosome 1, fSolSol10.1, whole genome shotgun sequence genome encodes these proteins:
- the LOC131467248 gene encoding G-protein coupled receptor 55 produces MTANCSFRDVDEHMEYLELVIYIPIFIFGLILNVLALLVFCVFLQKRTESTTYMTSLALMDLLLLFPLPFKMHAANHFWPANLQTLCSVLESLYFVGIYGSIYTIMCIAVDRWVAICHPFKAKQLRSPTAALVTCVGVWVLVIAVLSPVIYRFRENGHKELHCFHRFSEKGWSPQVIICLQVFGFLLPALVVVYCSVQTIWALQQSGQHSPQSRACVKIIYSSLSAFLVPFTPSHLAILLQFLVHQGLIQDCGSKTRISLFIQVAMCLSNITCCLDAVCYYFIAHEVRSTKNTFRRSVTSQRRATFSTSEL; encoded by the exons ATGACAGCCAACTGTTCTTTCCGTGACGTCGATGAGCACATGGAATATCTGGAGCTGGTCATCTACATACCTATATTCATCTTTGGTCTGATCCTGAATGTTCTTGCTCTCTTGGTGTTCTGTGTCTTTCTGCAAAAACGGACTGAGTCGACCACATACATGACCAGCTTGGCGCTCATGGACCTGCTCCTTCTCTTCCCTCTTCCCTTCAAAATGCACGCGGCCAATCACTTTTGGCCTGCCAATCTCCAAACTCTCTGTTCAGTCTTGGAAAGCCTGTACTTTGTTGGGATATATGGTAGCATATACACCATCATGTGTATAGCCGTGGACCGATGGGTGGCGATCTGTCACCCTTTCAAAGCCAAGCAGCTGCGTTCACCCACAGCTGCTCTGGTGACCTGTGTGGGGGTGTGGGTGCTCGTGATAGCAGTGCTCTCTCCAGTCATCTACCGCTTCAGGGAGAACGGGCACAAAGAACTCCACTGCTTTCACAGGTTTTCAGAGAAGGGCTGGAGCCCTCAGGTGATCATCTGTCTGCAGGTGTTTGGGTTCCTGCTGCCTGCACTGGTGGTGGTTTACTGTTCAGTCCAGACCATCTGGGCACTCCAGCAGTCCGGGCAGCACAGCCCTCAGAGCCGTGCCTGTGTGAAGATCAtctacagcagcctgagtgCCTTCCTGGTGCCATTCACCCCGAGCCACCTCGCTATCCTCCTGCAGTTCCTG GTGCACCAAGGACTAATCCAGGACTGTGGCTCTAAGACCAGAATCAGCCTGTTCATACAGGTCGCCATGTGTTTGTCAAATATCACGTGCTGCCTGGACGCTGTGTGCTACTACTTCATCGCCCATGAGGTGAGGAGCACCAAAAACACCTTCAGGAGGTCAGTGACCAGCCAAAGACGAGCCACCTTCAGCACGTCCGAGCTTTGA
- the itm2cb gene encoding integral membrane protein 2Cb isoform X1 has product MVKITFQPVSAQKREKETEEDKIIVPQAHEHLILPVRSKKPFPTGLCCLTFGLVVFLSGLVLSSVYVYRYYFIPQQMPEDSLFHCRVVYEDSVYAPLRNRQELEENVGIYLEDNYEQISVPVPHFGGSDPADIIHDFHRGLTAYHDIALDKCYITELNTTLVMPPRNLWELLVNVKRGTYLPQTYIIHEEMMVTGRVRNMRQLGPFIHRLCYGKETYRLRRRSQHRRIERREAKRCHSIRHFENTFVVDTVICNRL; this is encoded by the exons atggtgaAGATCACGTTCCAGCCCGTGTCGGCGCAGAAGcgtgagaaagagacagaggaagacaagATCATTGTGCCTCAGGCTCAC GAGCACCTGATTCTTCCTGTCCGGTCCAAGAAGCCATTTCCAACCGGCCTGTGCTGCCTCACCTTTGGCCTGGTGGTTTTCCTGTCAGGGCTGGTGCTGTCCTCGGTCTACGTCTATCGCTACTACTTCATACCTCAG CAGATGCCAGAAGACAGCTTGTTCCACTGTCGGGTTGTCTACGAGGACTCTGTGTACGCTCCGCTGAGGAACAGACAGGAACTGGAGGAGAACGTCGGCATCTACCTGGAGGACAACTACGAGCAGATCAGCGTGCCTGTGCCGCACTTCGGTGGCAGCGATCCCGCTGATATCATCCACGACTTTCACAGA GGCCTCACAGCTTATCATGACATCGCTTTAGACAAGTGCTACATCACCGAGCTGAACACGACCTTGGTGATGCCTCCGCGTAACCTGTGGGAGCTGCTCGTCAATGTCAAG AGAGGCACGTACCTTCCTCAGACTTACATCATTCACGAGGAGATGATGGTGACGGGGAGGGTGAGGAACATGAGGCAGTTGGGCCCGTTCATCCACAGACTCTGCTACGGCAAAGAAACGTACCGCCTCAGACGACGCAGTCAGCACCGAC GTATTGAGAGGCGCGAGGCGAAGCGGTGCCACAGCATTCGTCACTTTGAGAACACGTTTGTGGTCGACACCGTCATCTGCAACAGGCTCTAA
- the itm2cb gene encoding integral membrane protein 2Cb isoform X2, which produces MVKITFQPVSAQKREKETEEDKIIVPQAHEHLILPVRSKKPFPTGLCCLTFGLVVFLSGLVLSSVYVYRYYFIPQMPEDSLFHCRVVYEDSVYAPLRNRQELEENVGIYLEDNYEQISVPVPHFGGSDPADIIHDFHRGLTAYHDIALDKCYITELNTTLVMPPRNLWELLVNVKRGTYLPQTYIIHEEMMVTGRVRNMRQLGPFIHRLCYGKETYRLRRRSQHRRIERREAKRCHSIRHFENTFVVDTVICNRL; this is translated from the exons atggtgaAGATCACGTTCCAGCCCGTGTCGGCGCAGAAGcgtgagaaagagacagaggaagacaagATCATTGTGCCTCAGGCTCAC GAGCACCTGATTCTTCCTGTCCGGTCCAAGAAGCCATTTCCAACCGGCCTGTGCTGCCTCACCTTTGGCCTGGTGGTTTTCCTGTCAGGGCTGGTGCTGTCCTCGGTCTACGTCTATCGCTACTACTTCATACCTCAG ATGCCAGAAGACAGCTTGTTCCACTGTCGGGTTGTCTACGAGGACTCTGTGTACGCTCCGCTGAGGAACAGACAGGAACTGGAGGAGAACGTCGGCATCTACCTGGAGGACAACTACGAGCAGATCAGCGTGCCTGTGCCGCACTTCGGTGGCAGCGATCCCGCTGATATCATCCACGACTTTCACAGA GGCCTCACAGCTTATCATGACATCGCTTTAGACAAGTGCTACATCACCGAGCTGAACACGACCTTGGTGATGCCTCCGCGTAACCTGTGGGAGCTGCTCGTCAATGTCAAG AGAGGCACGTACCTTCCTCAGACTTACATCATTCACGAGGAGATGATGGTGACGGGGAGGGTGAGGAACATGAGGCAGTTGGGCCCGTTCATCCACAGACTCTGCTACGGCAAAGAAACGTACCGCCTCAGACGACGCAGTCAGCACCGAC GTATTGAGAGGCGCGAGGCGAAGCGGTGCCACAGCATTCGTCACTTTGAGAACACGTTTGTGGTCGACACCGTCATCTGCAACAGGCTCTAA
- the snorc gene encoding protein SNORC, which produces MVHSSSICRLFLLVVLSLLVVFIHTDTVADTVLTTRDNQDTMSGEPPSDVTTKDPFQDMTEQSFTIDYEDITHSLTIDEDKGVLGPGAITAIVIAVSLGASVLLALIVITLRKFTAS; this is translated from the exons ATGGTTCACAGCAGCAGTATCTGCAGACTGTTCCTGCTGGTGGTCCTCAGCCTCCTGGTTGTTTTCATACACACAG aCACTGTTGCAGACACTGTCTTAACAACCAGGGACAACCAGGACACTATGTCCGGAGAGCCGCCCAGCGACGTCACCACCAAAGACCCCTTTCAAGACATGACAGAGCAGTCCTTCACCATCGACTACGAGGACAtcacacactctctgaccatAGACGAGGACAAAG gAGTGCTGGGGCCAGGAGCAATCACAGCCATTGTTATAGCAGTGTCCCTGGGAGCATCTGTCCTCCTCGCCCTCATCGTCATCACATTGAGAAAGTTCACCGCATcctag